CCAAAGCTTTCTTTGAAAGGCTCTTCCATGTTCCAATCTCCAAAAGATTGCATCCCCAGTTGAAGTGCACGGAAGAACTGCTCGTAGGTTGTGGCTTCCAAGCGGAGCAGTACGTCGTTCTTCGCAAGGAGTGCCAAACCCGAAAAGTAGAGACCGAAGGGTGAGTTCTGCTTAGGGAAGTCTCCAGAGGCAAGCGCTGCGAAGCATGCCTTAACATTATGTAGAATTCGCTGATCGAGCACACCACCTTTCCAATCCACACGAAGCTTGGGGGTGCGCTCTACTACCACATTGGTCCCACTCTCAAGATCCTTGGCACTCTCATAGAAACGCGATGTGTACTCCGGCAGATACCACCAAAAAAATCCGGCAGATCCAATATTGAGTGCTAGTACAAAGTCCTGAACGGCACTGAAACCAGCATCGTACAGAGCTGCGATATGTACTTTCTTCGGAAGGGTGATTTCCGCAATAAACTGATTCTTCTTCTGCACATAGATCAATTTAAACCATGTTATCTGCTGGCTCCACTCTTGGAGTACTTTCGCACGGATAGAATGAGAATCGCTGAAAATTCTTACTTGAATTCGCCATTTCTCCGAAAATGCTTCATCGTCTCCAGGGATAGGACGAGCTAGTTCCTGCTGCACGCGTGCGATTCCCTCCTGTTCCGCTTGGTCAAATTGCTCACGTACCCAACGAATCCAAGCCTGTCCATTCTCTACCTCTGCCATCTTTCGGAGCGAAGGACCGCCTAGGATGAGCTTGCGTTTTTCTGGATCTTCGACCGCCTCAAAGAACCAGAGGACATTTTCCTCCTCCTCATCAGACAAAGGCTCGAAGCGACGATGCTGTGCGAGATGTAACGTAGCTTTCGCGAAGTGAATGGTTGTCTTTGCGTTCTCAGGTGTAATTGCTGCTCGCGGCGGCGGAGCCTGTTCGTCCGAAGCATCTACATAGAGTCCCTTCAACCGCAGAGAATGCGCCGCCACCGCCGCCGCCTCTAACTCTCGCAGGCGATCACCTGTAATGGGTGAGCGACCAAACTGCGGACCCAAAAAAGTTATGAAGAGTTTCTTTGTGTGGCTTTCCAAATAACGAGAAATCCAGCTGGCCTCTTCTCCCCGTGCTATCGAAAGGCCCTGCATCACAATCAATTCGGCCTTTCCAATCTCCTCAAGAGCCAAAGTAGCGAGGTGATAGCTGATGTGAGGCAAATTCTCAGCTTGCAACTGCTCGGCAGCTCGAATGAGATCACTGGCGTGCAGGAAACACGCTTTACGGCGCTGCTCTACATCTTGTGCGAACGTCTTCAATGCTGCCGCCATTGGAATGTCCTCATCGGTTACACGGGCGAGCTTTATCGGCCGACGGCTAAGAACCCGGCCTTCCCAAGTCTTTTCCACAGCCGTACTAGACAAACGTCCTTCTTGCAAGAAATGCTCGCGCAACTCGGATTCTGATGTCTGAGCAAGCCCCTCCCGATATTCGATCGTATCACTCCTCAGTCGCTGGTCTCGGTCATCCAGGTGATGGCCGCGCGGATCGCCTTCATCATCAGGCTCCACTCGTGCGGGCGGCCCTGCTCGGCGGAGCGCAGCAGGTCGCGCACCGGGTCGGTGGAGGCGCGCCCGGCGGCGGCGCGCGTCGCGTCGGGGAGGGTGAAGTGCATGGTGGTGAAGACCATCAGCGTCTTCTTCTGCTCCGTGCCCAGCAGCCCCCGCCCGGCGAGCCCCGCCTTCACCACGCTCACGAAGCGCTGCGAGGCGTTCGCCGTCTTCGCGCCGATGAGGGCGCCGAACAGGTCGCTCGCCTCCGGGCCCGACGGCGCGGACTCGGCGATGGCCGCCTCGACGGTCCCCGCGGGCCACGCGGACGGGCGAGGGCCGGGGACCACGTGCAGCTTCTCGCCCTTCATCAGCCCGAAGAGCGCCTTCGTCCGGCGCACCTCCAGGCGCACGGCGCCGGACTGCTCGGCGGCCAGCAGCGCGGCGGCCATGGCGGCGTGCGCCAGCTTCTCGGCGCTAACCTTTTTGCCGCTGGTGAGCACCTCCTCCTTCGCGGTGAGCATCCCGCCCTCCTCGGCGAAGCGGTCGCCGAAGAGCACCACCAGCTCGCTCGGCGTGAACGTCGCGGGAGACGCGGAAGCCTGCGGGTCGGACATCTTGTAAGAACCTCGTATCGGGGATGACGTGGGGCGGTGGGATTGAAAAGCGACGGTCGTTTTCAAAATTCATTCGTTGGGGATGGTCTGCAAGACCCGCAAGTAGATCAACTCGGATTCATCCGGATTGTAGACTCCGGCGGACCACCGGCTTAGATTTTTCGGAACCTAGAGTTCACTCCCCCAAGATTGGATTCCTGCTCTTATGGATCAGACTACCTTCGAAAACGCAAAGCTCTCAAGCCGAGGCGGCACAGTGTCTGTC
The DNA window shown above is from Longimicrobium sp. and carries:
- a CDS encoding AbiV family abortive infection protein; this encodes MEPDDEGDPRGHHLDDRDQRLRSDTIEYREGLAQTSESELREHFLQEGRLSSTAVEKTWEGRVLSRRPIKLARVTDEDIPMAAALKTFAQDVEQRRKACFLHASDLIRAAEQLQAENLPHISYHLATLALEEIGKAELIVMQGLSIARGEEASWISRYLESHTKKLFITFLGPQFGRSPITGDRLRELEAAAVAAHSLRLKGLYVDASDEQAPPPRAAITPENAKTTIHFAKATLHLAQHRRFEPLSDEEEENVLWFFEAVEDPEKRKLILGGPSLRKMAEVENGQAWIRWVREQFDQAEQEGIARVQQELARPIPGDDEAFSEKWRIQVRIFSDSHSIRAKVLQEWSQQITWFKLIYVQKKNQFIAEITLPKKVHIAALYDAGFSAVQDFVLALNIGSAGFFWWYLPEYTSRFYESAKDLESGTNVVVERTPKLRVDWKGGVLDQRILHNVKACFAALASGDFPKQNSPFGLYFSGLALLAKNDVLLRLEATTYEQFFRALQLGMQSFGDWNMEEPFKESFGRMFGQLLGENPGDEWVDWGEAILGGHPPENITLSEVAGMKVLCDLYFRHALERDLRRRSGESYEESD